AGACGGAGCCGCAGCGAAAGCGAGTCTGAACAGGGCGAATGAGTATGTGGTCGTAGACCCGAAACCAGGTGATCTACCCATGTCCAGGGTGAAGTCCAGGTAACACTGGATGGAGGCCCGAACCCACGCACGTTGAAAAGTGCGGGGATGAGGTGTGGGTAGCGGAGAAATTCCAATCGAACTTGGAGATAGCTGGTTCTCTCCGAAATAGCTTTAGGGCTAGCCTCAAGTGTAAGAGTCTTGGAGGTAGAGCACTGTTTGGACTAGGGGCCCTCATCGGGTTACCGAATTCAGACAAACTCCGAATGCCAAAGACTTATCCTTGGGAGTCAGACTACGAGTGATAAGATCCGTAGTCAAAAGGGAAACAGCCCAGACCACCAGCTAAGGTCCCAAAGTATACGTTAAGTGGAAAAGGATGTGGAGTTGCTTAGACAACCAGGATGTTGGCTTAGAAGCAGCCACCATTTAAAGAGTGCGTAATAGCTCACTGGTCGAGTGACTCTGCGCCGAAAATGTACCGGGGCTAAACGTATCACCGAAGCTGTGGGTGGACACCGTTGGTGTCCGCGGTAGGAGAGCGTTCTAAGGGCGTTGAAGCTAGACCGCAAGGACTGGTGGAGCGCTTAGAAGTGAGAATGCCGGTATGAGTAGCGAAAGATGGGTGAGAATCCCATCCACCGAATGCCTAAGGTTTCCTGAGGAAGGCTCGTCCGCTCAGGGTTAGTCGGGACCTAAGCCGAGGCCGAAAGGCGTAGGCGATGGACAACAGGTTGATATTCCTGTACCACCTCTTTTCCGTTTGAGCAATGGGGGGACGCAGGAGGATAGGGCAAGCGCGCTGCTGGATTAGCGCGTCCAAGCAGTTAGGCCGCTGACGAGGCAAATCCCGTTAGCATAAGGCGGAGCTGTGACGGCGAGGGAAATGTAGTACCGAAGTTCCTGATTCCACACTGCCAAGAAAAGCCTCTAGCGAGGAAAAAGGTGCCCGTACCGCAAACCGACACAGGTAGGCGAGGAGAGAATCCTAAGGTGAGCGAGAGAACTCTCGTTAAGGAACTCGGCAAAATGACCCCGTAACTTCGGGAGAAGGGGTGCTTTTCTGGGTGCATAGCCCGGAAAAGCCGCAGTGAATAGGCCCAGGCGACTGTTTAGCAAAAACACAGGTCTCTGCGAAGCCGCAAGGCGAAGTATAGGGGCTGACGCCTGCCCGGTGCTGGAAGGTTAAGAGGAGGGGTTAGCTTACGCGAAGCTCTGAATCGAAGCCCCAGTAAACGGCGGCCGTAACTATAACGGTCCTAAGGTAGCGAAATTCCTTGTCGGGTAAGTTCCGACCCGCACGAAAGGCGTAACGATCTGGGCACTGTCTCAACGAGAGACTCGGTGAAATTATAGTACCTGTGAAGATGCAGGTTACCCGCGACAGGACGGAAAGACCCCGTGGAGCTTTACTGCAGCCTGATATTGAATTTTGGTACAGCTTGTACAGGATAGGTAGGAGCCTGAGAGACATGAGCGCCAGCTTGTGTGGAGGCGTCGGTGGGATACTACCCTGGCTGTATTGAAATTCTAACCCGCGCCCCTGATCGGGGCGGGAGACAGTGTCAGGTGGGCAGTTTGACTGGGGCGGTCGCCTCCTAAAAGGTAACGGAGGCGCCCAAAGGTTCCCTCAGAATGGTTGGAAATCATTCGCAGAGTGTAAAGGCAGAAGGGAGCTTGACTGCGAGACCTACAAGTCGAGCAGGGACGAAAGTCGGGCTTAGTGATCCGGTGGTTCCGCATGGAAGGGCCATCGCTCAACGGATAAAAGCTACCCCGGGGATAACAGGCTTATCTCCCCCAAGAGTCCACATCGACGGGGAGGTTTGGCACCTCGATGTCGGCTCATCGCATCCTGGGGCTGTAGTCGGTCCCAAGGGTTGGGCTGTTCGCCCATTAAAGCGGTACGCGAGCTGGGTTCAGAACGTCGTGAGACAGTTCGGTCCCTATCCGTCGCGGGCGCAGGAAATTTGAGAGGAGCTGTCCTTAGTACGAGAGGACCGGGATGGACGCACCGCTGGTGTACCAGTTGTCTTGCCAAAGGCATCGCTGGGTAGCTATGTGCGGAAGGGATAAGTGCTGAAAGCATCTAAGCATGAAGCCCCCCTCAAGATGAGATTTCCCATAGCGTCAAGCTAGTAAGATCCCTGAAAGATGATCAGGTTGATAGGTCTGAGGTGGAAGCGTGGCGACACGTGGAGCTGACAGATACTAATCGATCGAGGACTTAACCAATGAAAAAGCGGAAGAAGCCCGCTTGATTAAAATGATACTCATTGTTCTTCATGCTTCTTCATGCATTATCTAGTTTTGAGAGAATGAAAAAATTCTCTTCTACATAATGAATATATAAAACATTGTTGATTTAAGCCTGCTCCTGCGGCATAGCATATTCGAAGGTGAAACTGTTCACCTCGTCGCAAGCCAGCAGGGTTGATGATTCAATGATGAAGGCTTGGTGATGATGGCGAGAAGGTCACACCCGTTCCCATACCGAACACGGAAGTTAAGCTTCTCAGCGCCGATGGTAGTTGGGGCATTGCCCCTGCGAGAGTATGACGTTGCCAGGCTTTTGTATTTATCGACGCGGGGTGGAGCAACAAGCATTACTTCACCGAATAACTGCGAGTTGTACCGACCGAACGGCTTCTCGGTTTAGCTTACTGAGGTCGGGACAGTCCGAAAGCTAAAATAGGCGCATGGACTAACAAGATTAAATAATATTACCGCGGGGTGGAGCAGTCCGGTAGCTCGTCGGGCTCATAACCCGAAGGTCGCAGGTTCAAATCCTGCCCCCGCAATAAATCCATATTCTTGAATACATAAGTTAGGTCCCGTAGTGTAGCGGTTAACATGCCTGCCTGTCACGCAGGAGATCGCGGGTTCGATTCCCGTCGGGACCGCCAGTTTATAGGATGCTGGAATAACTGAACGAAACGATGTTTCTTTTTAAAAGCAAAGATATAAAATTCTGGATCTACCACAGCCTCTAAAGCTGTGGTATTTTGATTTATGAAAACAAACATTTTAAAAAAATCTTTATGGAATGCCTATTTCATTGTTAAGCTGTTATAAAAGTTTCTGGTGTGTATCCTCGAAAAGCTATGCACTGTCCTAGATGAGTAAAAACATTGAGAACATGGTTAATAGTGCTGTGAATAATGTCATCCTTACACGTGAACGTAGAGATCGAAGCAACATAAATGTTGCAAAAGAAAGTATAATAAACTCAACAAAAACTGCAATTGCAATCTGAGGGGTTGCCAAATGAACGGATTCAATAACGAACTGAAGCCTTGTTGGCACAACAGAGTAGAGATAGGCAATATTATTATCCACCCATTTTCCCATAGTAATAATTTCTTCAGAATCATGAATCAAAAACATGATGGGAAAGAGCAAGATAACGGTTTTTAGTTCCAATTTATCATTTAACTTTTCCAACATGTCGTTCCACCTCAATAAGAAGTCTCTATTAAGCTCTGTTTTTTGAGTTCTTGATTTAGGACATTAGATTCACCTATATTTTCTTTTCTTTGAAGATGATTCACATGTTTTAACTTCTCATTTAATTCAGCCATACGTAAATCATGAATCTTTTTAATAATATAATCATTGTAAAACACAAAAATCACCTCGGATTTATTTTTTATTCCTTATATAAGGGAGCCGTATGGGTTTTCGGTAAATATGAAATTTACAAAATTACGAGATTAAGGATTGTGCGTGACATAAGTTTCTTAATATTATGAACATAAGCCAGATCAGATCGGTTTAAAATATTTTTTCATAATAAACCCTCCAAGCACTGTAGTATTCAAGAGAAATTAATTTTTTATTGAACTTTATATAAAGATTAACAATCTGTACTTTATATTGCTGTTCATTAATTGCGATTTCTTTAATAGCAATTTTTTAACGACAATCAAAACACAGCACTAGTTAGAATGGGGTCTTTTCATATGAGGTATCTTAATTTAAAGTTAGAAAACAGTAAGTTTATGATGATTCATCTTAAACCAAACTCATCTGATCCTTTAGAGCATAGTCATGGAGACGATTTTCAAATCAGTATTCCTTTGTTTGGGTCTACATTTATTGATATAAATAACAAAACCGGCATTTTAGAAAAACAACATCGATTTATAACTGCCCCGGGAGAAAAACATATTCATTTTACGGATAAAGATGAGGGGAAAGTTCTTTTAATTAATATAAAAAAGGAATTTTTGGAGAAAGTGTATATTGAACGTCTAGCCGGCCAATCAAACGAAATTTCATTTTCTTCTATGAATGTGGGTTCATCTGATTTATTTATAAAAATTGCTGAAACAGCAGTCAGACAAAATCTTTTTGGCAATACAAATAAAATTGAAATCCAACAATTAGAATGGGAATTAGCAAATTTAGTATTTTCTCAACATGAAGGCCCTCACAATGAGCTTTGGAGGAAAGAGGTTACGTTGCCGAATCACCCAATGTTAAAACGAGCAGTGGATTTCATTCATGAGCAATATAATAGTGAAATTACATTAGATCAAATTTCTGAGGAATCTGGAATCAGTAAATATTACTTCCTTCGTTTGTTTAAAGAAGTAACAGGCTTTACACCAAGCCAATATATAACAAAGGTAAGGTTGGACCATTCATTACACCTATTGAAGCATACGAAAAAAGACATCACGATGATTGCCTATGAAGTTGGGTTTGGCAGCTTAGGAAGCTTTGAGAGGGCGTTTAAAAAACGATTTGGGATAAATGCGAGTGAATTTAGAAAAAAATAAATCAATAGAATACGGCAGTTTTATTCATAACGTTTCTTTTTGAGATACGGAAAAGATTAATATTGAGGGGCACATCTAATTATTTAGCAAGCAGGAAATGTCATATACGGTATGCACATTTTTGCTCATCTTCATAAAATCATGTAAACTAATATAGAGTAAGCTCCTTAGGAAGATTCCTAAGGTTTTTTTGTATAAAAATAAACCGTTCTAAACAATCATGTAAACAAAAGGTAGCAAAGGTGATTACCATATGAATCAATATGAATTCCTCTCCGGAGGACCGAGTGAAACGCTGGAATTTTCCAAACGGCTTTCAACATTTTTAAAACCAGGTGATGTTCTTGCTCTTGAAGGAGATTTAGGAGCCGGAAAAACGACTTTTACAAAAGGGCTGGCAGAAGGACTGGGAATAAAGAAAAATGTAAATAGCCCAACATTCACAATAATAAAAGAATACCATGGAAGGCTGCCTCTTTATCATATGGATGTATACCGGGTCGAAGACGCTAATGAAGACTTGGGTTTTGATGAGTATTTTGAGGGCGATGGAGTAACCGTTGTTGAGTGGGCTCATCTTATCGAAGAACAGCTTCCATCTGAATTATTAACGATTTCGATATTCAGGGAAGATAATGAAAAAAGGCGGATTGTTTTACAGCCAAAAGGGAAGCGTTACGAGGAATTATGTAAGGAGATTTTTTCATGAAAGTACTGGCCATTGATACATCTAATTATCCTTTAGGGATTGCCATTATCAATGAAGAGAAAGTAATGGGCGAATATATTACGAATGTTAAGAAAAACCATTCGATCAGAGTAATGCCGGCAATTGAAGCTTTAGTAAAGGAATGTGATATAACTCCCGCAGACTTAACAAAAGTGGTTGTTGCAAAAGGACCGGGGTCTTATACGGGAGTTCGAATCGGAGTGACGATTGCTAAAACACTTGCATGGACATTAAATATTCCGCTTGTTGGAGTTTCAAGCCTGGCGGTGATTGCTTCAGGAGTAGGCAGATATTTTAATGGGTACGTATCACCAATTTTTGATGCGAGAAGAGGGCAGATCTATACCGGGTTGTATCAATATCAGAATGGGAAGCTAGTTGCCATTAAAAAAGACGGGATCATCTTAACTGAGGATTGGGTAAATCAATTAAGGGAACTTGATAAACCGATTCTTTTTGCAGGAAATGACCTCCCTCTCCATAAGGATTCAATTCAAGCAAATCTTGAAGAAAAGGCTGTTTTTGCCGAAATAACGGAACATAATCCGCGGCCTTCGGAGCTGGCGTTTTTAGGAAAGGATCAGCCGGGAGAAGATATTCATTCTTTTGTACCGAATTATATCAGGCTGGCTGAAGCCGAGGCAAAATGGCTTGAATCGAAGAAAACGAATAACGGGTAGTTGGATAGGAAGAAAATTGTATGAATGAATCTATAACTTTTCGATTTATGGAAGAAAAAGATATTGACCAGGTATTGGAGATTGAACATGCATCTTTTACTCTCCCTTGGAGCCGCGAAGCATTTTATAATGAGCTAACAAAAAATCAGTTCGCTGTTTATATCGTTCTCGAAGATCATGAAAAAGTCGTTGGCTATTGCGGAGTGTGGGTTGTTGTTGATGAGGCTCACATTACTAATATTGCTCTCCTTCCTGAATATAGAGGGAAAAAGCTTGGAGAAGCTTTATTGCGAAAGGTAATGGAGCTTGCAAGGGAGCTGGGGGCTAAGACGATGACGTTGGAAGTCAGGGTAACGAATTATGTTGCACAATCATTATACCGAAAGCTTGGGTTTCAAAATGGAGCAATTCGAAAAAATTATTATACAGATAACCAGGAAGATGCATTAGTAATGTGGGTGAAATTAGATGAATAAAGATCAATGGATTATGGGAATTGAAACGAGCTGTGATGAAACAGCGGTGGCGATTATTAAAAACGGCCGGGAGATTGCGGCTAATGTAGTCGCATCGCAAATTGACAGCCATAAGAGATTTGGCGGAGTG
The window above is part of the Bacillus methanolicus genome. Proteins encoded here:
- a CDS encoding HXXEE domain-containing protein, whose translation is MEKLNDKLELKTVILLFPIMFLIHDSEEIITMGKWVDNNIAYLYSVVPTRLQFVIESVHLATPQIAIAVFVEFIILSFATFMLLRSLRSRVRMTLFTALLTMFSMFLLI
- a CDS encoding helix-turn-helix domain-containing protein; translation: MRYLNLKLENSKFMMIHLKPNSSDPLEHSHGDDFQISIPLFGSTFIDINNKTGILEKQHRFITAPGEKHIHFTDKDEGKVLLINIKKEFLEKVYIERLAGQSNEISFSSMNVGSSDLFIKIAETAVRQNLFGNTNKIEIQQLEWELANLVFSQHEGPHNELWRKEVTLPNHPMLKRAVDFIHEQYNSEITLDQISEESGISKYYFLRLFKEVTGFTPSQYITKVRLDHSLHLLKHTKKDITMIAYEVGFGSLGSFERAFKKRFGINASEFRKK
- the tsaE gene encoding tRNA (adenosine(37)-N6)-threonylcarbamoyltransferase complex ATPase subunit type 1 TsaE, which codes for MNQYEFLSGGPSETLEFSKRLSTFLKPGDVLALEGDLGAGKTTFTKGLAEGLGIKKNVNSPTFTIIKEYHGRLPLYHMDVYRVEDANEDLGFDEYFEGDGVTVVEWAHLIEEQLPSELLTISIFREDNEKRRIVLQPKGKRYEELCKEIFS
- the tsaB gene encoding tRNA (adenosine(37)-N6)-threonylcarbamoyltransferase complex dimerization subunit type 1 TsaB, with the protein product MKVLAIDTSNYPLGIAIINEEKVMGEYITNVKKNHSIRVMPAIEALVKECDITPADLTKVVVAKGPGSYTGVRIGVTIAKTLAWTLNIPLVGVSSLAVIASGVGRYFNGYVSPIFDARRGQIYTGLYQYQNGKLVAIKKDGIILTEDWVNQLRELDKPILFAGNDLPLHKDSIQANLEEKAVFAEITEHNPRPSELAFLGKDQPGEDIHSFVPNYIRLAEAEAKWLESKKTNNG
- the rimI gene encoding ribosomal protein S18-alanine N-acetyltransferase — translated: MNESITFRFMEEKDIDQVLEIEHASFTLPWSREAFYNELTKNQFAVYIVLEDHEKVVGYCGVWVVVDEAHITNIALLPEYRGKKLGEALLRKVMELARELGAKTMTLEVRVTNYVAQSLYRKLGFQNGAIRKNYYTDNQEDALVMWVKLDE